A single Stutzerimonas stutzeri DNA region contains:
- a CDS encoding L-serine ammonia-lyase encodes MSLSVFDLFKIGIGPSSSHTVGPMRAALRFVEGLRDDDLLASTERMKVELYGSLGATGKGHGSDKAVILGLEGERPETVDTASIAQRMAAIRESHELRLLGERSLRFDISSDLLFIRKPLAFHPNGMAFRAFDGAGLQLRSREYYSVGGGFVVDEQVAGSDRIVEDRTPLPYPFHSAAELLALCSEHGLSISQLMLANEAAWRPEAETRAGLLDKWKVMQDCVAAGCRTEGVMPGGLKVQRRAARLYRQLSEHPEANLRDSLNVLDWVDLYALAVNEENAAGGRVVTAPTNGAAGIIPALLHYYVRFIRGANDDGVVRFLLTAAAIGILYKENASISGAEVGCQGEVGVACSMAAGALCEVLGGTPRQVENAAEIGMEHNLGLTCDPVGGLVQVPCIERNAMGAVKAINAARMALRGDGSHFISLDKVIRTMRQTGADMKSKYKETARGGLAVNIIEC; translated from the coding sequence ATGTCGCTCAGTGTCTTCGACCTGTTCAAAATCGGTATCGGCCCGTCCAGTTCACACACAGTGGGGCCCATGCGCGCCGCGCTGCGTTTCGTCGAAGGGCTCAGGGACGACGACCTGCTGGCGAGCACCGAACGCATGAAAGTCGAGCTGTATGGCTCGCTCGGCGCCACCGGCAAGGGCCACGGCAGCGACAAGGCGGTGATTCTCGGCCTTGAAGGCGAACGCCCCGAGACGGTCGATACGGCATCGATTGCACAACGCATGGCGGCCATCCGTGAATCCCACGAACTGCGCCTGCTGGGTGAGAGAAGCCTGCGTTTCGATATCAGCAGCGATCTGCTTTTCATCCGCAAGCCGCTGGCCTTCCACCCCAACGGCATGGCGTTTCGCGCGTTCGATGGCGCCGGACTGCAACTGCGCAGCCGCGAGTACTACTCGGTAGGGGGCGGTTTCGTCGTCGATGAGCAGGTGGCCGGCAGCGACCGCATCGTCGAGGACCGCACCCCGCTGCCCTACCCCTTCCATAGCGCCGCCGAGTTGCTGGCGCTGTGCAGCGAGCATGGATTGTCCATCAGCCAGCTGATGCTGGCCAACGAGGCGGCCTGGCGCCCGGAAGCAGAAACCCGCGCGGGGCTGCTCGACAAATGGAAGGTCATGCAGGACTGCGTCGCCGCCGGCTGCCGCACCGAAGGCGTGATGCCCGGCGGGTTGAAGGTGCAGCGCCGGGCGGCTCGCCTGTATCGCCAGCTCAGCGAACACCCGGAAGCTAACCTGCGCGACTCACTCAACGTGCTCGACTGGGTCGATCTGTACGCATTGGCGGTCAACGAAGAGAACGCCGCCGGGGGCCGGGTGGTGACCGCGCCTACCAACGGAGCGGCGGGCATCATCCCGGCGCTGCTGCACTATTACGTACGATTCATCCGTGGCGCCAACGACGACGGTGTGGTGCGCTTCCTGCTCACGGCGGCGGCAATCGGCATCCTTTACAAGGAGAACGCGTCCATCTCCGGCGCCGAGGTCGGTTGCCAGGGCGAAGTCGGCGTGGCCTGCTCGATGGCCGCCGGCGCGCTGTGCGAAGTGCTCGGCGGCACGCCGCGACAGGTGGAAAACGCGGCCGAGATCGGCATGGAACACAACCTCGGGCTGACCTGCGATCCGGTCGGCGGGCTGGTCCAGGTGCCGTGCATCGAGCGCAACGCCATGGGTGCGGTCAAGGCAATCAACGCCGCGCGCATGGCGTTACGCGGCGATGGCAGCCACTTCATCTCGCTCGACAAGGTGATCCGCACCATGCGCCAGACCGGTGCCGACATGAAGAGCAAATACAAGGAAACCGCGCGCGGTGGCCTGGCCGTCAATATCATCGAATGTTAA
- a CDS encoding CheR family methyltransferase produces the protein MSTTLDPSTPKNTSLIRSTLKFPVVGIGASAGGLKALLTLFEHMPNDCGMAFVVIMHLSPKHESNADKILQNVTRMPVLQITQPVPIERNHIYVIPPAMDLSMNDGYLRLLKPTRERGPQVAIDLFFRALADVHHSHAVGIVLSGSGSDGSVGLARIKEQGGITLAQTPEDAEYDSMPRSAIETGMVDIVLPVVDMPQRLVELGRNLEALLARKEPLPPLSDSEQAGAAQGEVEYAQAHAQSKPNELALREILAALRARTGHDFRHYKQATVLRRIERRMQVNALRDMPTYARFLQSHPEETPALLADMLIGVTNFFRDREAFEALERDIIPSLFEMKIGAEDKALRVWSAACSTGEEAYSLAMLLADQSAASGAREKLQIQVFATDIDDRALETARAGVYPQAILTDVTPPRLRQYFIKEQNHYRMQKELRERILFARHNILRDPPFSRLDMISCRNLMIYLDRDIQLEVLRMFHFALNPGGYLFLGSSETADACSQLFTPVDKKNRIYRAREVSASLRRAPTGPFQGAALTTPIRVPPSEPSKRNRKFSFADVHQRALEQYAPPSVIVNQEAEIVHMSDRAGHFLRYVGGEPSLNLTALVHPQLRLELRTALYQATHTGKSVEARRVKLERDGRAFYVNMVVRPFRDNEAGSDYMLVLFDEVEDCMGSNVVEDSSAKDSVLTQLEAELQRTKEQLQVTMEHSETSTEELRASNEELQAINEELRSATEELETSKEELQSINEELTTVNFELKTKVDETSKINDDLQNLISSTDIATLFVDRAMRIKWFTPRTRDIFNVIGNDAGRSLMDITHRLNYPQLHKDAIKAFEELRLVEREISNLNGDRWYLARFLPYRTLDDRIQGAVLTFIDITDRRRAEEQVRAGEAHMKQLAQSTKGYAIITLDCEGLITTWNRGAEHIFGYSEQEAIGQPVEMIYTEEDRLAGVPEAERTRALEQGQAADERWHVRRDGTRCFFSGLVNPLVDNQGTVTGFAKIARDLTEDRQRSSEQQTELENIQASNLQKDQFFAVLSHELKHPLNLIQLNSDLIARSQAAKNSPSLRKATQAIQNAVRSQSRIIDDLMDVSRIRTGKLKLHFSTLNYQDVLRGIEAVFAPLAQAENVTFESFKPDQPIYVHADPTRLDQIIWNLLNNAWKFTKGGERICMQLEREGDQARLDVIDTGEGIAADFLPKVFDMFGQAEMQHAQRSKHGLGIGLALVKQLVEAHGGRIDAFSEGLGRGARFSVWLPIHLQTELELSELAQHDAPGGLAGIRILLVDDSPDILDTMRELLESEGAQVTTASGGAQGIEQAEATRFDVIVSDIGMPVIDGHRMMTEIRKGTTNAHTPSIALTGYGTLRDVEKAKTAGFTLHLRKPIDLQALIGAVTQAVH, from the coding sequence ATGAGCACCACCCTTGACCCGTCTACGCCCAAAAATACCTCGCTGATCAGAAGCACACTGAAGTTCCCGGTGGTCGGCATCGGTGCGTCGGCGGGCGGTCTCAAGGCGTTGTTGACGCTGTTCGAGCACATGCCGAACGACTGCGGCATGGCCTTCGTCGTGATCATGCATCTGTCGCCCAAGCATGAAAGCAATGCCGACAAGATCCTCCAGAACGTCACCCGGATGCCCGTTCTGCAGATCACCCAGCCGGTGCCCATCGAGCGCAACCATATCTACGTGATCCCGCCGGCGATGGATTTGTCGATGAACGACGGCTACCTGCGCCTGCTCAAGCCCACCCGCGAACGCGGTCCGCAAGTGGCCATCGATCTGTTCTTCCGCGCGCTGGCGGACGTTCATCACAGCCACGCGGTGGGCATCGTATTGTCCGGCAGTGGTTCGGACGGATCGGTGGGGCTGGCGCGCATCAAGGAGCAAGGCGGCATCACCCTGGCCCAGACGCCGGAAGATGCCGAGTACGATTCGATGCCGCGCAGCGCCATCGAAACCGGGATGGTGGACATCGTGCTTCCGGTCGTCGACATGCCGCAGCGACTGGTCGAGCTGGGGCGAAACCTGGAGGCACTGCTGGCGCGCAAGGAGCCGCTGCCGCCGTTGAGTGACAGCGAACAGGCCGGAGCCGCCCAGGGCGAAGTCGAATATGCCCAGGCCCACGCCCAGTCCAAACCCAACGAGCTGGCGCTGCGCGAGATTCTCGCGGCGCTGCGCGCGCGCACCGGCCACGACTTCCGGCATTACAAGCAGGCGACCGTGCTGCGCCGTATCGAGCGGCGCATGCAGGTCAATGCGCTGCGCGACATGCCCACCTACGCCAGGTTTCTGCAAAGCCACCCCGAGGAGACACCGGCCCTGCTGGCCGACATGCTGATCGGAGTCACGAACTTCTTCCGCGACCGGGAAGCCTTCGAAGCGCTGGAACGCGACATCATCCCCTCGCTGTTCGAGATGAAGATCGGCGCAGAGGACAAGGCGTTGCGCGTCTGGTCGGCGGCCTGCTCGACGGGCGAGGAGGCTTATTCCCTGGCGATGCTGCTGGCCGACCAGTCCGCGGCCAGCGGCGCCAGGGAGAAGCTACAGATACAGGTATTCGCCACCGACATCGACGACCGTGCCCTGGAAACCGCGCGCGCCGGTGTCTATCCGCAAGCCATCCTGACCGACGTGACGCCACCACGGTTGCGACAGTATTTCATCAAGGAGCAGAACCACTACCGGATGCAGAAGGAACTGCGCGAACGCATTCTGTTCGCGCGCCACAATATTCTGCGCGACCCGCCGTTCTCGCGGCTGGACATGATCTCCTGCCGCAACCTGATGATCTACCTGGACCGGGACATCCAGCTCGAAGTGCTGCGCATGTTCCACTTTGCCCTCAACCCGGGCGGCTACCTGTTCCTCGGCAGTTCGGAGACCGCCGACGCCTGCAGCCAGCTGTTCACGCCGGTCGACAAGAAGAACCGCATCTATCGGGCCAGGGAAGTCAGCGCCTCCCTGCGCCGCGCCCCGACAGGGCCATTCCAGGGCGCGGCCCTTACCACCCCGATCCGGGTGCCCCCTAGCGAGCCGTCCAAGCGCAACAGGAAGTTCTCCTTCGCCGACGTTCATCAGCGGGCCCTGGAGCAGTACGCGCCGCCGAGCGTGATCGTCAACCAGGAGGCCGAGATCGTCCACATGTCCGACCGGGCCGGACATTTCCTGCGTTATGTCGGCGGCGAGCCCTCGCTGAACCTGACGGCACTGGTGCACCCGCAGCTGCGGCTCGAACTGCGCACCGCGTTGTACCAGGCCACGCACACCGGCAAGAGCGTCGAGGCGCGGCGGGTGAAACTCGAGCGCGACGGGCGTGCCTTCTACGTCAACATGGTGGTTCGCCCGTTCCGTGATAACGAGGCCGGCAGCGATTACATGCTGGTGTTGTTCGACGAGGTGGAAGACTGCATGGGCAGCAACGTCGTGGAGGACAGCAGTGCCAAGGACAGCGTGCTCACGCAGCTGGAGGCCGAGCTGCAGCGGACCAAGGAGCAACTGCAGGTCACCATGGAGCATTCCGAAACCTCGACCGAAGAGCTGCGCGCCTCCAATGAGGAATTGCAGGCCATCAACGAGGAGCTGCGCTCGGCCACCGAGGAGCTGGAAACCAGCAAGGAAGAGTTGCAGTCGATCAACGAGGAGCTGACCACGGTCAATTTCGAACTCAAGACCAAGGTCGACGAAACCAGCAAGATCAACGATGACCTGCAGAACCTCATCTCGTCGACCGACATCGCCACCCTGTTCGTCGATCGCGCCATGCGCATCAAGTGGTTCACCCCGCGTACACGCGACATCTTCAACGTGATCGGCAACGACGCGGGACGATCGCTGATGGACATCACGCACCGCCTCAACTACCCGCAGTTGCACAAGGATGCAATCAAAGCCTTCGAAGAGCTGCGCCTGGTAGAGCGCGAAATCAGCAACCTGAACGGGGATCGCTGGTACCTGGCGCGCTTCCTGCCGTACCGGACGCTGGACGACCGCATCCAGGGCGCTGTGCTGACCTTCATCGACATCACCGACCGCCGCCGCGCCGAGGAACAGGTGCGCGCCGGCGAGGCCCACATGAAGCAATTGGCGCAGAGCACCAAGGGCTACGCCATCATCACGCTGGATTGCGAGGGGCTCATCACCACCTGGAACCGCGGCGCCGAGCACATCTTCGGTTACAGCGAGCAGGAGGCCATCGGCCAGCCGGTCGAGATGATCTACACCGAGGAGGACCGCCTGGCCGGGGTGCCTGAAGCCGAGCGCACGCGAGCACTGGAGCAAGGCCAGGCGGCGGACGAGCGCTGGCATGTGCGCAGGGACGGTACGCGGTGCTTCTTCAGCGGCCTGGTCAATCCGTTGGTGGACAATCAAGGCACGGTCACCGGCTTCGCCAAGATCGCTCGCGACCTCACCGAAGACCGCCAGCGCAGTTCCGAACAGCAAACCGAGCTGGAGAACATCCAGGCCTCCAACCTGCAGAAGGACCAGTTCTTCGCGGTGTTGTCGCATGAACTCAAGCACCCGCTGAACCTGATCCAGCTCAACAGCGATCTGATCGCCCGCTCGCAGGCCGCGAAAAACTCACCCAGCCTGCGCAAGGCAACCCAGGCGATCCAGAACGCGGTCCGCAGCCAGTCGCGGATCATCGACGACCTGATGGACGTCTCGCGCATTCGGACCGGCAAGCTCAAGCTGCACTTCTCGACGCTGAATTATCAGGACGTGCTACGCGGCATCGAGGCGGTATTCGCGCCGCTGGCTCAGGCGGAAAACGTCACGTTCGAATCCTTCAAACCCGACCAGCCCATCTATGTGCACGCCGACCCCACACGCCTGGACCAGATCATCTGGAACCTGCTCAACAACGCCTGGAAATTCACCAAAGGCGGCGAGCGTATCTGCATGCAACTCGAACGCGAAGGCGACCAGGCGCGGCTGGACGTCATCGACACCGGGGAAGGGATAGCCGCGGATTTCCTGCCCAAGGTGTTCGACATGTTCGGCCAGGCCGAGATGCAGCATGCACAACGCTCCAAGCATGGCCTGGGGATCGGCCTGGCGCTGGTCAAGCAACTGGTCGAGGCGCATGGCGGTCGTATCGACGCCTTTTCCGAAGGGCTTGGGCGCGGCGCGCGCTTCAGCGTCTGGCTGCCGATTCATCTGCAGACCGAACTCGAGCTCAGTGAACTGGCCCAGCATGACGCCCCAGGCGGGCTGGCGGGAATCAGGATTCTGCTGGTCGATGACTCACCGGACATTCTCGACACCATGCGCGAGCTGCTCGAAAGCGAGGGTGCCCAGGTCACCACCGCCAGCGGCGGCGCGCAAGGCATCGAGCAGGCCGAGGCCACGCGCTTCGACGTGATCGTGTCGGATATCGGCATGCCGGTGATCGACGGTCACCGGATGATGACCGAAATACGCAAAGGCACCACCAACGCCCACACGCCGAGCATCGCCCTGACCGGCTACGGCACGCTGCGCGACGTGGAGAAGGCGAAAACCGCGGGCTTTACGCTGCACCTGCGCAAGCCGATCGATCTGCAGGCGCTGATCGGCGCGGTGACCCAGGCGGTGCACTGA
- a CDS encoding sigma-54-dependent transcriptional regulator: protein MRIRILCQNRIGILRDMLELLVDYGINVARGEVGGEHGNAVYLHCPNLMNLQLQALRPKIEALQGVFEVRKVGLMPSERHSLELNALLGALEFPVLSIDMAGAIVAANRAAAQLLGVRVDEVPGMSLSRYAEDFDLPELVRANKARINGLRVTIKGDVFLADIAPLQSEHDDSEALAGAVLTLHRADRVGERIYNVRKQELRGFDSIFQSSKVMAAVVREARRMAPLDAPLLIEGETGTGKELLARACHLSSPRGQSPFMALNCAGLPESMAETELFGYGPGAFEGARPEGKLGLLELTAGGTLFLDGVGEMSTRLQAKLVRFLQDGCFRRVGSDEEVYLDVRVICATQLDLSELCARGEFRQDLYHRLNVLSLHIPPLRECLDGLEPLALHFLDQASRQIGCALPSLSPPALERLAAYHWPGNVRQLENTLFQAVSLCEGGVIKPEHIRLPDYGTPQPLGEFSLEGDLGGIVGRFEKAVLEALYQQYPSSRQLGKRLGVSHTTIANKLRDYGIGKEA, encoded by the coding sequence ATGCGAATCAGAATCCTGTGCCAGAACCGCATCGGCATCCTCCGGGACATGCTCGAACTGCTGGTCGATTACGGCATCAACGTGGCGCGTGGCGAGGTTGGTGGTGAGCACGGCAATGCCGTTTACCTGCATTGCCCGAACCTGATGAATCTGCAACTGCAGGCCCTGCGGCCGAAAATAGAAGCGCTGCAAGGCGTGTTCGAGGTGCGCAAGGTCGGCCTGATGCCCAGCGAACGACACTCGTTGGAACTCAATGCATTGCTCGGCGCGTTGGAGTTTCCGGTGCTGTCCATCGATATGGCCGGCGCCATTGTCGCCGCCAACCGCGCGGCGGCGCAGTTGCTCGGGGTGCGGGTCGACGAGGTGCCCGGCATGAGCCTGTCGCGCTACGCCGAGGACTTCGATCTGCCGGAGCTGGTGCGTGCCAACAAGGCGCGCATCAACGGCTTGCGGGTGACCATCAAGGGGGACGTGTTCCTCGCCGACATCGCACCGCTGCAATCGGAACATGACGACAGCGAAGCACTGGCCGGAGCCGTCCTGACACTGCACCGTGCCGACCGCGTCGGCGAGCGTATCTATAACGTGCGCAAGCAGGAGCTGCGAGGCTTCGACAGTATTTTCCAGAGTTCTAAAGTCATGGCGGCGGTGGTCCGTGAGGCCCGGCGCATGGCGCCGTTGGACGCGCCTTTGCTGATTGAGGGCGAGACCGGTACGGGCAAGGAGTTGCTGGCGCGGGCCTGTCACCTGTCCAGCCCGCGCGGGCAGTCACCGTTCATGGCGCTCAATTGCGCCGGCCTGCCTGAATCCATGGCCGAGACCGAGTTGTTCGGCTATGGCCCCGGCGCCTTCGAAGGCGCTCGGCCCGAAGGCAAGCTGGGTCTGCTGGAGCTGACCGCTGGCGGTACGCTGTTCCTCGACGGCGTCGGCGAAATGAGCACGCGGCTGCAGGCCAAGCTCGTGCGTTTCCTTCAGGACGGGTGCTTCCGAAGGGTGGGCAGCGACGAAGAGGTCTATCTGGACGTACGGGTGATCTGCGCGACGCAACTGGATCTGTCCGAGCTTTGCGCCAGGGGCGAATTCCGTCAGGACCTTTACCATCGACTCAACGTGCTGTCGCTGCACATCCCGCCGCTACGCGAATGCCTGGACGGGCTGGAGCCGCTGGCGCTGCACTTTCTCGATCAGGCCAGCCGGCAGATCGGGTGCGCCTTGCCGAGCCTGTCGCCGCCAGCGCTGGAGCGGCTGGCCGCCTATCACTGGCCGGGCAACGTAAGGCAACTGGAAAACACGCTGTTTCAGGCGGTTTCGCTGTGCGAGGGCGGCGTGATCAAGCCCGAGCACATTCGCTTGCCGGACTACGGCACACCGCAACCCCTGGGCGAATTTTCGCTCGAGGGCGACCTTGGAGGCATCGTCGGACGTTTCGAAAAGGCGGTGCTGGAGGCCCTTTACCAGCAGTACCCGAGCAGCCGCCAGCTGGGCAAGCGGTTGGGCGTCTCGCATACCACCATCGCCAACAAGCTGCGCGACTACGGGATCGGCAAGGAGGCTTGA
- the phhA gene encoding phenylalanine 4-monooxygenase: MKTTRYVAREPDAQGRIHYPDAEHAVWQTLIERQLKLLDGRACQPYLDGIEQLALPRDRIPQLDEINRVLRATTGWQVARVPALIPFQTFFELLASKRFPVATFIRTPQELDYLQEPDIFHEIFGHCPLLTNPWFAEFTHTYGQLGLKASKEERVYLARLYWMTIEFGLVDTPAGRRIYGGGILSSPKETLYCLSDTPEHQRFDVVEAMRTPYRIDILQPVYFVLPELKRLFDVAHEDIMAQVRTAMRLGLHQPKFPPKAA, translated from the coding sequence ATGAAAACCACCCGATACGTCGCCCGCGAACCGGATGCACAAGGCCGAATCCACTATCCGGACGCTGAGCATGCGGTCTGGCAAACCCTGATCGAACGCCAGCTGAAACTGCTCGATGGCCGCGCTTGCCAACCCTACCTGGACGGCATCGAACAGCTCGCACTGCCCCGCGACCGCATCCCGCAACTGGACGAAATCAACCGCGTGCTGCGGGCCACGACCGGTTGGCAGGTGGCGCGGGTGCCGGCACTGATCCCCTTCCAGACCTTTTTCGAACTGCTGGCCAGCAAGCGCTTCCCGGTTGCCACCTTCATCCGCACCCCGCAGGAGCTGGACTATCTGCAGGAGCCGGACATCTTCCACGAGATTTTCGGCCACTGCCCGCTGCTGACCAATCCCTGGTTCGCCGAATTCACGCACACCTACGGCCAGCTCGGCCTCAAGGCCAGCAAGGAAGAGCGCGTCTACCTCGCGCGGCTGTACTGGATGACCATCGAGTTTGGCCTGGTGGACACACCGGCCGGTCGCCGCATCTACGGCGGCGGCATCCTCTCCTCGCCGAAGGAAACGCTGTACTGCCTCTCGGATACACCCGAGCACCAGCGCTTCGATGTGGTCGAAGCGATGCGCACGCCGTATCGCATCGACATCCTGCAGCCGGTGTACTTCGTCCTGCCGGAGCTCAAGCGGCTGTTCGACGTCGCGCATGAAGACATCATGGCCCAGGTGCGCACCGCCATGCGGCTGGGGCTGCATCAGCCAAAGTTTCCGCCTAAAGCGGCGTAG
- a CDS encoding 4a-hydroxytetrahydrobiopterin dehydratase → MTALTQAHCEACRADAPKVSDDELAELIKQIPDWNIETRDGHMELEKVFAFKNFRHALAFTNAVGEIAEAEGHHPGLLTEWGKVTVTWWSHSIKGLHRNDFIMAARTDDLAKTAEGRK, encoded by the coding sequence ATGACCGCCCTGACCCAAGCCCACTGCGAAGCCTGCCGCGCCGACGCGCCGAAGGTCTCCGATGACGAACTGGCCGAGCTGATCAAGCAGATTCCAGACTGGAACATCGAGACCCGTGACGGCCACATGGAGCTGGAAAAGGTCTTCGCCTTCAAGAATTTCCGCCATGCCCTGGCCTTCACCAACGCCGTCGGCGAGATCGCCGAAGCCGAGGGGCATCATCCCGGCCTGCTGACCGAATGGGGCAAGGTCACCGTCACCTGGTGGAGCCACTCGATCAAGGGCCTGCACCGCAACGACTTCATCATGGCCGCCCGCACCGATGACCTGGCCAAAACCGCCGAGGGCCGCAAGTGA
- a CDS encoding amino acid aminotransferase — protein sequence MKHFGKVARVPGDPILGLLDAYRADPNPAKLDLGVGVYKDALGLTPIPRAVKQAEQRLVDSEQTKSYIGGHGDPLFGEQMLRLVLGEGSPARVQHRAGCTQTPGGTGALRLAGDFIARCLPGRSLWLSDPTWPIHETLFAAARLRVEHYPYVNPDNQLDVPAMLATLERIPSGDVVLLHACCHNPTGYDLSQDDWREVLEIVRQRELLPLFDFAYQGFGDGLEEDAWAVRLFVEALPEVLITSSCSKNFGLYRERTGALIAVTATADSLVDVRSQFASVARNLWSTPPSHGAAVVATILANPELSQLWQQEVAAKRERIAGLRQGLVEALAPYGLAERFAHIARQRGMFSYTGLTAEQVLRLRAEDAVYLVESGRANIAGLDAERLDQLAQAIARVTQ from the coding sequence GTGAAGCATTTCGGGAAAGTGGCACGGGTCCCGGGCGACCCGATTCTCGGGCTGCTCGACGCCTATCGCGCCGACCCGAACCCGGCCAAGCTCGACCTCGGCGTTGGCGTCTACAAGGACGCCCTGGGCCTGACGCCGATTCCCAGGGCCGTGAAGCAGGCCGAGCAGCGGCTGGTCGACAGTGAGCAGACCAAGAGCTATATCGGCGGCCATGGCGACCCGTTGTTCGGCGAGCAGATGCTGCGCCTGGTCCTTGGCGAAGGTTCGCCGGCACGGGTCCAGCACCGCGCCGGGTGCACCCAGACACCCGGCGGCACCGGCGCGCTGCGGCTGGCCGGCGACTTCATCGCCCGATGCCTGCCGGGACGAAGCCTGTGGCTCAGCGACCCGACCTGGCCCATCCACGAGACCCTGTTCGCCGCGGCCCGGCTCAGGGTCGAACACTACCCCTACGTCAACCCGGACAACCAGCTCGACGTGCCCGCCATGCTCGCCACGCTGGAGCGGATTCCCAGCGGCGACGTCGTGTTGCTGCACGCCTGCTGCCACAATCCCACCGGCTACGACCTGAGCCAGGACGACTGGCGCGAGGTGCTGGAAATCGTCCGCCAGCGTGAGCTGCTGCCCTTGTTCGACTTTGCGTATCAGGGCTTTGGCGACGGTCTGGAGGAAGACGCCTGGGCCGTACGCCTGTTTGTCGAGGCATTACCCGAGGTGCTGATTACCAGTTCCTGCTCGAAGAACTTCGGCCTTTATCGTGAACGCACCGGCGCGCTGATCGCGGTGACCGCCACTGCTGATTCGCTGGTCGACGTGCGCAGCCAGTTCGCCTCGGTCGCGCGCAATCTCTGGTCGACGCCGCCGTCTCACGGTGCCGCCGTGGTGGCGACGATCCTGGCCAATCCCGAACTGAGCCAGCTCTGGCAACAGGAGGTCGCCGCCAAGCGCGAACGCATCGCCGGGCTGCGTCAGGGGCTGGTCGAGGCCCTTGCGCCCTACGGGCTCGCCGAGCGTTTCGCGCACATCGCGCGGCAGCGCGGGATGTTCTCCTACACAGGTCTCACCGCCGAGCAAGTGCTGCGCCTGCGCGCCGAGGACGCGGTGTACCTGGTAGAAAGCGGGCGGGCCAATATTGCAGGCCTCGATGCCGAGCGCCTGGATCAACTGGCTCAAGCGATCGCACGGGTCACCCAATAA
- a CDS encoding EAL domain-containing protein, which translates to MTPSNTAANPAPHSYACHSASEHGACPSCASGERLDFAFSYAYQPIVDLSTRDIFAHEALVRGVNGEPAPSVLAQVTPDNRFRFDQACRVKAIKNAARLGMQSRLSINFMPNAIYRPELCIRSTLEAARAHGFPVERIVFETVEGERVSDAKWLAEVLREYQRIGFLTAIDDFGAGFAGLNLLADFQPDIIKLDMDLIRGIDQSRARQAIVRATVAMCDELDIQVIGEGVETRDECSALHDLGITLMQGYLFSKPLFDACAQADALTWADGLPS; encoded by the coding sequence ATGACCCCTAGCAATACGGCTGCCAACCCTGCCCCTCATTCATATGCCTGCCATTCGGCCAGCGAACACGGGGCCTGCCCCAGCTGCGCGAGCGGTGAACGGCTGGACTTTGCGTTCAGCTACGCCTACCAGCCCATCGTCGACCTGAGCACACGGGATATCTTTGCCCATGAAGCGCTGGTGCGCGGCGTCAATGGCGAGCCGGCGCCCAGCGTGCTGGCGCAGGTAACCCCGGACAATCGCTTCCGCTTCGACCAGGCCTGCCGGGTCAAGGCGATCAAGAATGCGGCCAGGCTCGGCATGCAAAGCCGGCTGTCGATCAACTTCATGCCCAACGCCATCTACCGGCCGGAACTGTGCATTCGCTCGACGTTGGAAGCGGCCCGTGCGCATGGGTTTCCGGTGGAACGGATCGTATTCGAAACCGTCGAGGGCGAGCGAGTCAGCGATGCCAAGTGGCTGGCAGAAGTGCTGCGCGAGTACCAGCGCATCGGATTTCTCACCGCGATCGATGACTTTGGAGCCGGTTTCGCCGGGCTCAACCTGCTCGCCGATTTCCAGCCGGACATCATCAAGCTGGACATGGACCTGATCCGCGGCATAGACCAGAGCCGTGCCCGCCAGGCCATCGTCAGGGCGACCGTCGCGATGTGCGATGAACTGGACATCCAGGTCATCGGTGAAGGCGTCGAAACCCGTGACGAGTGCAGCGCGCTGCATGACCTGGGCATTACCCTGATGCAGGGTTATCTGTTCAGCAAGCCCTTGTTCGACGCCTGCGCCCAGGCCGACGCCTTGACCTGGGCAGACGGTTTGCCGAGCTGA